A genomic region of Synechococcus sp. NOUM97013 contains the following coding sequences:
- the murC gene encoding UDP-N-acetylmuramate--L-alanine ligase: MSRPLDRPSSVHFLGAGGIGMSALARILIDRGHQVSGSDRRMSPAMEGLQALGMVAFGSQVPENFRELDQRGITAPLVVISSAIPDSNPELIEARERKLTIWHRSDLLAALIDQQPSIAVAGSHGKTTTSTVVTSLLHSAGEDPTAVIGGIVPCYGTNGHAGSGRLLVAEADESDGSLVKFNAALGVITNLELDHTDHYRDLDDLIVTMRRFGSGCSRLLANQDDPILSEHFQADAWWSVQRSDNVDFAALPISLEGDRTTADLYEQGVRVGRITLPLPGLHNLSNAVGAIAACRMEGVPLEQLIQHLGQLKSPGRRFDFRGDWEGRLIVDDYAHHPSEVAATLTMADLMVSSGRSPLPRAPQRLMAVFQPHRFSRTQEFQQEFAQALSTADLVVLAPVFSAGESAIDGVTSEALARCMQQLRSDQIIYVASTMDQVTELVCEHSRADDLVLAMGAGDVNSLWSRLSANSAQGQASCQSAVAS, from the coding sequence TTGAGCAGACCTCTCGACAGACCGTCGTCGGTGCATTTCCTGGGTGCCGGCGGAATCGGCATGTCTGCTCTGGCCCGGATTCTGATCGATCGCGGTCATCAGGTGAGTGGATCCGATCGGCGAATGTCCCCCGCCATGGAAGGTCTGCAAGCCCTGGGCATGGTGGCCTTCGGTTCCCAGGTTCCCGAGAATTTTCGCGAACTGGATCAGCGCGGCATCACAGCACCGCTTGTGGTGATCAGCAGCGCCATCCCGGACAGCAATCCTGAGCTGATCGAAGCCCGCGAACGCAAGCTGACGATCTGGCACCGATCCGATCTGCTGGCTGCCCTGATCGATCAGCAACCCTCCATTGCTGTGGCCGGGAGCCACGGCAAAACCACCACAAGCACGGTGGTCACCTCCCTTCTCCACAGCGCCGGCGAAGATCCGACAGCTGTGATCGGCGGGATCGTTCCCTGCTACGGCACCAATGGCCATGCCGGGTCAGGACGACTGCTGGTGGCGGAAGCCGATGAATCGGACGGATCCCTGGTCAAATTCAACGCCGCTCTGGGCGTGATCACCAATCTTGAGCTGGATCACACCGATCACTACCGGGATCTGGATGACCTGATCGTTACCATGCGGCGCTTCGGATCCGGATGCAGCCGCCTGCTCGCCAACCAGGACGATCCGATCCTGAGCGAGCACTTTCAGGCCGACGCCTGGTGGTCCGTGCAACGCAGCGACAACGTGGACTTCGCCGCCCTACCCATCAGCCTGGAAGGCGATCGCACTACTGCCGACCTCTATGAACAGGGTGTTCGGGTAGGGCGGATCACCCTCCCCCTTCCCGGTCTTCACAACCTCAGCAATGCCGTCGGAGCCATCGCTGCCTGCCGCATGGAAGGCGTACCGCTTGAGCAACTGATTCAGCACCTTGGCCAGCTCAAATCACCAGGGCGTCGCTTCGATTTCAGAGGCGACTGGGAAGGGCGGTTGATCGTTGACGACTACGCGCATCACCCCAGTGAAGTAGCTGCAACCCTCACCATGGCGGATCTGATGGTGTCGAGCGGCCGCAGCCCCCTGCCACGGGCTCCACAACGACTCATGGCCGTGTTCCAACCACACCGGTTCAGTCGGACGCAGGAATTTCAGCAGGAGTTCGCCCAGGCCCTCAGCACCGCAGACCTCGTGGTGTTGGCCCCAGTGTTTTCAGCTGGCGAGTCAGCGATTGACGGTGTGACCAGCGAGGCTTTGGCCCGCTGCATGCAGCAGCTCCGATCCGACCAGATCATTTATGTGGCCAGCACGATGGACCAGGTCACAGAGCTCGTGTGTGAACACAGCCGAGCCGATGATCTGGTGCTGGCCATGGGGGCCGGCGATGTGAACAGCCTCTGGTCGCGGCTGTCTGCCAACTCAGCGCAAGGGCAAGCGTCATGTCAGTCAGCAGTCGCGAGCTAA
- the gap gene encoding type I glyceraldehyde-3-phosphate dehydrogenase, with protein sequence MTLRVAINGFGRIGRNVMRGWISRGADTGIEIVGVNATSDPKTSAHLLTYDSILGKLDPSVKIETTDDSMIVNGKEVKFFSDRNPLNCPWKEWGVDLVLESTGVFNTDEKASMHIQAGAKKVILTAPGKGPKVGTFVVGVNEDQYNHEDWDILSNASCTTNCLAPLVKVIDQSIGINRGLMTTIHSYTGDQRILDNNHRDLRRARAAAVNMVPTSTGAAQAVALVYPAVKGKFTGIAMRVPTPNVSAVDLVFESSRASSVDEIKSIIKGAADGAMSKIIKYGDLPLVSSDYAGTNQSTIFDADLTLAMGDNFFKIVAWYDNEWGYSQRVVDLAEVVAKNRK encoded by the coding sequence ATGACCCTGCGCGTTGCGATCAATGGATTCGGCCGAATCGGTCGCAATGTGATGCGGGGTTGGATCAGCCGTGGCGCTGATACCGGTATCGAGATTGTTGGTGTTAACGCTACCTCCGATCCCAAGACCAGCGCTCACCTGCTCACCTACGACTCCATTCTGGGCAAGCTTGATCCCAGCGTGAAGATCGAGACCACCGACGATTCGATGATCGTCAACGGCAAGGAAGTCAAGTTCTTCTCTGACCGCAATCCTCTCAACTGCCCTTGGAAGGAGTGGGGCGTGGATCTGGTGCTCGAGTCCACCGGTGTGTTCAACACCGATGAGAAGGCCAGCATGCACATCCAGGCTGGTGCCAAAAAGGTGATCCTCACCGCCCCCGGCAAGGGACCCAAGGTCGGCACCTTCGTGGTGGGCGTGAACGAAGACCAGTACAACCACGAGGACTGGGACATCCTCAGCAACGCCAGTTGCACCACCAACTGCCTGGCTCCCCTGGTGAAGGTGATTGACCAGTCGATCGGAATCAACCGCGGTCTGATGACCACGATCCACAGCTACACCGGCGACCAGCGGATCCTCGATAACAATCACCGCGACCTGCGTCGCGCCCGTGCGGCAGCCGTGAACATGGTGCCTACCTCCACCGGCGCCGCTCAGGCTGTCGCTCTGGTGTATCCCGCTGTGAAGGGCAAGTTCACCGGTATTGCTATGCGCGTTCCCACCCCCAACGTCTCCGCCGTTGACCTGGTCTTCGAATCCTCCCGCGCTTCCTCCGTCGACGAGATCAAGTCGATCATCAAGGGAGCCGCTGACGGCGCCATGAGCAAGATCATCAAGTACGGCGATCTGCCCTTGGTGTCCAGCGACTACGCCGGCACCAACCAGTCGACCATCTTTGATGCAGACCTGACCCTGGCCATGGGCGACAACTTCTTCAAGATCGTCGCTTGGTACGACAACGAGTGGGGCTACAGCCAGCGTGTGGTCGACTTGGCCGAAGTGGTCGCCAAGAACAGGAAGTGA
- the thiL gene encoding thiamine-phosphate kinase encodes MTVTLGELGEAELLRRLARFAPPGQLSDDTAALSSDSRPLLVNTDVLVDGVHFSDATTSAADVGWRSVAANLSDLAASGAVAIDGITVALVAPGTTPWRWVEELYTGIAAGLDQFGGTLLGGDCSAGLQRLVSITAMGRQGPLRLHRGQAQPGDWIVTSGAHGLSRLGLALLQRDDALNAADLDPQLRAQAIAKHQRPIPRLDALHTLLACKPDALGWRAGGTDSSDGLLSAVEALCSSSRCGAELTQAWLPRAQHWPSGERWDQWCLAGGEDFELVLSLPPTWAQRWLDRQAGSRRIGSITGEGGAIRWSENTQPVQTQGFHHFRNR; translated from the coding sequence GTGACGGTGACCCTGGGGGAGCTGGGCGAAGCGGAATTGCTGAGGCGACTGGCGCGTTTCGCTCCGCCCGGTCAGCTGAGCGATGACACAGCCGCTCTCAGCTCCGACTCCAGACCCTTGTTGGTGAACACCGACGTGCTTGTGGATGGTGTTCATTTCAGTGATGCAACGACAAGCGCAGCGGATGTGGGCTGGCGTTCGGTGGCAGCAAACCTCTCCGATCTCGCCGCCAGCGGAGCGGTTGCCATCGACGGCATCACCGTGGCCCTGGTGGCTCCAGGCACCACCCCATGGCGCTGGGTGGAGGAGCTCTACACCGGCATTGCAGCTGGTTTGGATCAATTCGGAGGGACGTTGCTGGGGGGTGACTGTTCCGCGGGCCTCCAGAGACTGGTTTCGATCACAGCCATGGGGCGTCAGGGTCCGCTGCGCCTGCATCGCGGCCAAGCGCAGCCCGGAGACTGGATCGTGACTAGCGGGGCCCATGGGTTGAGCAGGCTTGGCCTGGCACTGCTGCAGAGGGATGACGCCCTGAACGCTGCAGATCTCGATCCCCAACTGCGTGCACAGGCCATCGCGAAGCATCAACGGCCCATTCCGAGACTCGATGCGCTCCACACCCTGCTGGCCTGCAAACCCGATGCTCTGGGCTGGAGAGCCGGCGGCACCGACAGCAGCGACGGGCTGCTGTCGGCCGTGGAAGCACTGTGCAGCAGCAGTCGTTGCGGCGCTGAACTGACGCAGGCCTGGCTGCCGCGAGCGCAACACTGGCCATCCGGTGAACGCTGGGATCAATGGTGTTTGGCAGGAGGCGAAGACTTTGAACTGGTGTTGAGCCTTCCCCCCACCTGGGCCCAGCGCTGGTTGGATCGACAGGCCGGAAGTCGACGCATCGGCAGCATCACGGGTGAGGGCGGCGCCATCCGCTGGAGCGAGAACACACAGCCCGTGCAGACCCAAGGGTTCCATCACTTCCGCAACCGCTGA
- a CDS encoding peptidylprolyl isomerase, with product MAFQRLSTWLLGLAMMIGIAWASPAWAGLPQGNAVQDPAAILRDSLPMDQEDLRELQHRLEGTSDDLRAKRWSALGRGIKRTQSVLNTRRNTIIAALPSEDQAQAEQVLDAVSSDLDLLQERVDASDKAGFIETRRRALSRIGDLEAMLIDDRLPDIPAEFENLPRLAGRATVVMKTTQGDLTAVLDGYNAPLTAGAFVDLSLKGFYDGLPFNRAEDFYILQSGDPEGPEIGYIDPKTKQERHVPLEIRVPGEPETFYNQTFEDVGLYKATPVLPFSTLGTLGWAHSDQALDDGSSQFFLFLYEAELTPAGLNLVDGRNAAFGYVVDGFDVLEELGVDDEILSVKVVEGADRLQQHA from the coding sequence ATGGCGTTTCAGCGCCTCAGTACGTGGCTTCTCGGTCTCGCGATGATGATTGGCATCGCCTGGGCCTCACCGGCCTGGGCGGGGCTGCCTCAGGGCAATGCCGTGCAAGATCCAGCGGCGATCCTGCGTGATTCGCTGCCGATGGATCAGGAGGACCTTCGCGAACTGCAACATCGGCTGGAAGGCACCAGTGACGATCTGCGCGCCAAGCGCTGGAGCGCTCTGGGACGAGGAATCAAGCGCACCCAGTCGGTGCTGAACACCCGACGAAACACGATCATCGCGGCGCTCCCTAGCGAAGACCAGGCGCAGGCGGAACAGGTTCTCGATGCGGTGAGCAGCGACCTTGATCTGCTGCAAGAACGTGTCGACGCCTCCGACAAGGCAGGCTTCATCGAGACCCGCCGGAGGGCACTCAGCCGGATCGGAGACCTCGAAGCGATGTTGATCGATGACCGCCTGCCGGACATCCCCGCTGAGTTTGAGAACCTGCCGCGCCTGGCCGGACGGGCCACTGTGGTGATGAAGACCACCCAAGGGGATCTCACCGCCGTTCTTGACGGCTATAACGCCCCGCTGACCGCAGGAGCCTTCGTTGACCTGAGCCTGAAGGGCTTCTACGACGGACTGCCGTTCAACCGAGCTGAAGACTTCTACATCCTGCAGAGCGGTGATCCGGAGGGTCCGGAGATCGGCTACATCGATCCCAAAACGAAGCAGGAACGTCACGTTCCACTGGAGATCAGAGTTCCCGGCGAGCCGGAAACGTTTTACAACCAGACCTTCGAGGATGTCGGGCTTTACAAGGCCACTCCAGTGCTGCCCTTCTCCACCCTCGGAACCCTGGGTTGGGCTCACTCCGATCAGGCCCTCGACGACGGCTCCTCACAGTTCTTCCTGTTCCTTTACGAAGCGGAGCTGACCCCCGCCGGTCTCAACCTGGTGGATGGCCGTAACGCCGCCTTCGGATACGTTGTTGACGGCTTCGATGTGCTCGAAGAACTGGGCGTGGATGATGAAATCCTCAGCGTGAAGGTGGTCGAGGGCGCGGATCGTCTGCAGCAGCACGCCTGA
- the efp gene encoding elongation factor P: MISSNDFRTGTTIELDGAVWRVVEFLHVKPGKGSAFVRTKLKAVQSGSVVEKTFRAGEMVPQAMLEKATLQHTYMEGEEYVFMDMASFEETRLTAKQIGDSRKYLKEGMEVSVVSWNDKPLEVELPNSVVLEITQTDPGVKGDTATGGTKPAILETGAQVMVPLFLSIGEKIKVDTRNDSYLGRENS; the protein is encoded by the coding sequence ATGATCTCCAGCAACGACTTTCGCACTGGCACCACGATCGAGCTCGACGGTGCCGTGTGGCGCGTGGTCGAGTTCCTGCACGTGAAGCCAGGCAAGGGCTCTGCATTCGTTCGCACCAAGCTCAAGGCTGTGCAAAGCGGCAGCGTGGTGGAAAAGACGTTCCGTGCCGGTGAGATGGTCCCCCAGGCCATGCTCGAGAAAGCCACCCTCCAGCACACCTACATGGAGGGCGAGGAATACGTGTTTATGGACATGGCGTCTTTTGAGGAGACGCGTCTTACGGCGAAGCAGATCGGTGACAGCCGCAAATACCTCAAGGAAGGGATGGAGGTGAGCGTTGTCTCCTGGAATGACAAGCCCCTTGAGGTTGAACTGCCCAATTCCGTGGTTTTGGAAATCACCCAGACCGACCCGGGTGTGAAGGGTGATACGGCCACCGGTGGCACCAAGCCCGCGATCCTTGAAACCGGTGCTCAAGTGATGGTGCCCTTGTTCCTCTCGATCGGCGAGAAGATCAAGGTCGACACCCGCAACGATTCCTACCTGGGCCGGGAGAACAGCTGA
- the accB gene encoding acetyl-CoA carboxylase biotin carboxyl carrier protein, whose product MQLDHDQLHKLLDVLGESDIQEFRLEGDDFRLEVRRNLPVTTVAAPVMPVAQAAPAPAPALDVQLQGETASTAPPAAAGTRSDLVDVTAPMVGTFYRAPAPGEGPFVEIGNRITAGQTICILEAMKLMNELEAEVSGEVVEILVDNGTPVEFGQVLMRVKPG is encoded by the coding sequence ATGCAACTCGATCACGATCAGCTTCACAAGTTGCTGGATGTTCTGGGTGAAAGCGACATCCAGGAGTTCCGTCTGGAAGGCGATGACTTTCGTCTCGAGGTCCGTCGCAACCTACCTGTGACCACCGTTGCGGCACCGGTGATGCCGGTGGCCCAGGCTGCACCCGCTCCAGCTCCTGCACTGGATGTGCAGCTGCAGGGTGAGACCGCATCAACGGCACCTCCTGCTGCCGCTGGCACCCGCTCGGATCTGGTGGATGTCACCGCACCGATGGTGGGCACCTTCTATCGCGCACCCGCTCCGGGTGAAGGTCCGTTCGTGGAGATCGGCAATCGCATCACCGCCGGTCAGACCATCTGCATTCTCGAAGCGATGAAGCTGATGAACGAGCTCGAAGCCGAGGTGTCCGGAGAAGTCGTGGAAATCCTCGTGGATAACGGCACACCTGTTGAATTTGGTCAGGTCCTGATGCGCGTCAAGCCCGGCTGA
- the pdxA gene encoding 4-hydroxythreonine-4-phosphate dehydrogenase PdxA encodes MTTPFDCHDANQRLVIALGDPAGIGMEVTLKALADPQRQANISPLLVGCRASLERTAQQLRERTRAPVADPDDLEVDDQPIPGGPLEPGTAGSISGEASFQWLTRAVQLVQQGQGRALVTAPIAKHAWHAAGHRYPGQTERLAELDGGQQASMLFTALSPQTGWRLNTLLATTHIPLQQVPLRLSADLVEAKLNALTSFCLRFNPNPRLVVAGLNPHAGEQGQLGTEELDWLMPLLERWRLAHPNVTLLGPVPPDTCWLSAAQAWTQTSASNSPDGLLALYHDQGLIPVKLLAFDQAVNTTLGLSFLRTSPDHGTGFDIAGQGIARPASMLAAIQAAWELSRA; translated from the coding sequence ATGACCACACCCTTCGACTGCCATGACGCTAATCAGCGCCTTGTGATTGCCCTCGGTGATCCAGCGGGCATCGGCATGGAAGTAACGCTCAAGGCCCTGGCGGATCCACAACGGCAAGCCAACATCAGCCCACTGCTGGTGGGATGCAGAGCCAGCCTGGAACGCACGGCTCAGCAGCTCAGAGAACGAACACGGGCACCCGTGGCTGACCCTGATGACTTGGAGGTGGACGATCAACCCATCCCCGGCGGCCCACTCGAGCCCGGCACTGCCGGGAGCATCAGCGGCGAAGCCAGTTTCCAGTGGCTGACCCGAGCGGTGCAGCTGGTGCAACAGGGCCAGGGACGTGCACTGGTGACGGCACCGATTGCCAAGCACGCCTGGCATGCCGCAGGGCATCGCTATCCCGGCCAGACCGAACGCCTCGCCGAGCTCGACGGTGGCCAACAGGCCTCCATGTTGTTCACGGCCCTGTCTCCGCAGACGGGATGGCGCCTCAACACGCTGCTGGCCACCACCCACATTCCCCTGCAACAGGTGCCTCTGCGCCTCTCCGCTGATCTGGTGGAAGCGAAATTGAATGCGCTGACAAGCTTCTGCCTTCGCTTCAATCCCAACCCCAGGCTGGTGGTGGCAGGCCTCAATCCCCACGCAGGCGAACAGGGTCAACTGGGAACTGAAGAGCTGGACTGGCTCATGCCCCTGCTGGAACGCTGGCGGCTGGCCCATCCCAACGTGACACTGCTAGGACCCGTGCCACCGGACACCTGCTGGCTGAGTGCCGCCCAGGCCTGGACCCAAACTTCTGCATCCAACAGCCCGGATGGACTGCTGGCGCTGTACCACGACCAGGGATTGATCCCCGTCAAACTGCTGGCGTTCGATCAGGCCGTGAATACCACCCTGGGTCTCTCATTCCTGCGAACGTCACCAGACCACGGCACCGGTTTCGACATCGCCGGTCAGGGAATCGCGCGGCCGGCCAGCATGCTGGCCGCGATTCAGGCAGCCTGGGAACTCAGCCGGGCTTGA
- a CDS encoding 4-hydroxythreonine-4-phosphate dehydrogenase: MLRWLLIGLLLYGLGTALRQGWLEVQWSQLLHDSGLTFIDPDRPMQLHELPLFNPQRPEPVAP, from the coding sequence ATGCTGCGCTGGCTGTTGATCGGATTGCTGCTCTACGGCCTGGGGACCGCGCTGCGGCAAGGCTGGCTGGAGGTGCAGTGGAGTCAGTTGCTGCACGATTCCGGACTGACGTTCATCGATCCGGACCGGCCGATGCAGTTGCATGAGTTGCCACTGTTCAACCCGCAGCGGCCGGAACCTGTTGCTCCATGA
- a CDS encoding SDR family oxidoreductase, giving the protein MPDPLVNRCHPLPAGSTLCILGAGFSGRRLASLAGAMGIRVITTRRNPDPGSNALAFDSTNNLVPPASALAGVTHLLSTIPPGRESSDPVLRTLGPLLQQQPLRWVGYLSTTGVYGDTDGQWVRETDPPKATQERSRRRQACEQEWLNSGLPVQILRLPGIYGPGRSPLAAVKAGTLQPIDKPGQVFCRVHIDDIAAACLHLMHCSAEGRHPKVVNVCDHEPAPSALLQRHAAELQGCPLPEARPYSEAEAEMSPMARSFWAENRRVSNDLLCKELGYTMVHPNFRSGLAQCLEQERLMEQQVPAAAG; this is encoded by the coding sequence ATGCCTGATCCGCTTGTCAACCGCTGCCATCCTCTGCCTGCGGGCTCAACGCTCTGCATCCTTGGAGCCGGCTTCAGCGGTCGCCGTCTTGCATCCCTCGCCGGAGCGATGGGGATCCGGGTGATCACGACCCGACGCAACCCTGATCCCGGCAGCAATGCTCTCGCGTTCGACAGCACCAACAACCTGGTGCCGCCAGCCTCTGCCCTTGCAGGGGTGACCCATCTGCTCAGCACCATCCCGCCCGGCCGCGAGAGCAGCGACCCGGTGCTTCGCACCCTTGGCCCGCTTCTGCAACAACAACCGTTGCGCTGGGTCGGCTACCTCTCCACCACCGGCGTCTATGGAGATACCGATGGCCAGTGGGTCCGCGAAACGGATCCGCCCAAGGCGACACAGGAGCGCAGCAGGCGACGCCAGGCCTGCGAACAGGAATGGCTGAACAGCGGTCTGCCGGTACAGATTCTGCGACTGCCGGGGATCTACGGCCCAGGACGATCACCACTCGCGGCCGTTAAAGCCGGCACACTCCAACCGATCGACAAGCCCGGACAGGTGTTCTGCCGGGTGCACATCGATGACATCGCCGCGGCCTGCCTACACCTGATGCACTGCTCAGCAGAGGGGCGCCATCCAAAGGTTGTGAACGTCTGTGATCACGAACCGGCACCCAGTGCTCTGCTCCAACGCCATGCCGCAGAGCTACAGGGATGCCCGCTGCCGGAGGCCAGGCCCTACAGCGAAGCGGAAGCCGAGATGAGCCCCATGGCGCGCTCCTTCTGGGCGGAGAACCGACGGGTCAGCAACGACCTGCTCTGCAAGGAGCTCGGCTACACCATGGTGCATCCCAATTTCCGCAGCGGACTGGCCCAATGCCTGGAGCAGGAACGGCTCATGGAGCAACAGGTTCCGGCCGCTGCGGGTTGA
- a CDS encoding serine protease inhibitor yields the protein MTGSCLSLVSSQRSMLPPCDGSRVIRAAERQTIPLDRVFKALAASALLGAAFLLAPEQPEQQASICQQHHSVEACRVW from the coding sequence GTGACTGGTTCCTGTCTTTCCCTGGTGTCTTCACAGCGTTCCATGCTGCCTCCCTGTGATGGCAGCCGTGTGATCAGGGCCGCCGAGCGGCAGACCATTCCTCTTGACAGGGTGTTCAAAGCCCTCGCGGCGTCAGCGCTCCTGGGTGCTGCATTTCTGCTGGCGCCTGAGCAGCCTGAGCAGCAGGCGTCGATCTGTCAGCAGCATCATTCCGTCGAAGCCTGCAGGGTCTGGTGA
- a CDS encoding HNH endonuclease yields MHNRDAVFLEELCPKLRVRRWRQSLHSYTGKSCIYCGKPSESIDHILPRARGGLSVTENCVPACLSCNGHKSDAEVFDWYRRQRFYDPRRAMAIRAWMDGDLRLALRLLQWAQPESTPSGTPANPNEPSLNQQDDSDWMLQAA; encoded by the coding sequence ATGCATAACAGGGATGCGGTCTTCCTCGAAGAACTTTGCCCCAAATTGCGTGTCCGACGATGGCGTCAATCTCTCCACTCTTACACCGGCAAAAGTTGTATTTATTGCGGAAAACCTTCTGAATCCATCGATCACATTCTTCCTCGTGCTCGAGGAGGATTAAGCGTCACCGAGAATTGTGTTCCGGCTTGCTTGTCATGCAACGGTCACAAATCCGACGCTGAAGTGTTCGATTGGTATCGCCGTCAACGCTTTTACGATCCCCGACGCGCCATGGCCATTCGCGCCTGGATGGATGGTGATCTGCGCCTCGCTCTGCGCCTTCTCCAGTGGGCTCAACCGGAATCAACTCCATCAGGTACGCCGGCAAACCCGAACGAACCGTCACTCAACCAACAAGACGACTCCGACTGGATGCTGCAGGCGGCCTGA
- a CDS encoding DEAD/DEAH box helicase has translation MGRIRPRGVWKGSSRGWEFPLAAADLLLERFGGRFCVEEELLRWLDWHRHPLPPLPHHRVLVAGADLDRSLLDGRTPLPHQRSGARWLLARRGALLADEMGLGKTLTALLAARALMRAVPLRLMVIAPVGLHPHWRREAAALDLEFSLHSWAKLPVELPEAGTLLLVDEAHYAQSLQAQRTQAFLRLARHPRLRAVWMLTGTPIRNGRPIQFFPLLAAMDHPIARDQKAFEEIFCQGHWSERGGQRRWRADGASRLEELRRLTRPLVLHRRKQSVLGLPAKTRQLHPVSLAADQNRGLDHRLRLVVEDYRQRVLAGEVRSDAESLAVLTSMRMIAAEFKLPAARRLVQELRDTGEAIVLFSSFVGPLQLLQEDLGGELLTGRQKPEQRQDAVDRFQGGDSDLLLATYGAGGLGFTLHRARHVVLLERPWTPGDVDQAEDRCHRIGMDGGLTSHWLQLGLADQLVDALVASKANRIELLLGPRRISVDRQPLPAMVARCLQDC, from the coding sequence ATGGGGCGGATCAGGCCGCGGGGAGTTTGGAAGGGGTCGAGCCGTGGCTGGGAATTTCCCCTGGCTGCTGCCGACTTGCTGCTGGAGCGCTTCGGTGGGCGCTTTTGTGTGGAGGAGGAGCTGCTGCGCTGGCTTGACTGGCACCGTCATCCGCTGCCGCCGCTTCCGCACCATCGCGTCTTGGTGGCAGGCGCCGATCTGGATCGGTCTCTGCTGGATGGACGCACGCCGTTGCCTCACCAGCGCTCGGGCGCGCGCTGGCTGTTGGCCCGGCGTGGGGCCTTGTTGGCCGATGAGATGGGACTTGGAAAAACGCTCACCGCCCTGCTGGCGGCTCGGGCGCTGATGCGTGCCGTGCCGCTGCGCCTGATGGTGATTGCACCTGTCGGTCTGCATCCGCATTGGCGTCGCGAAGCAGCAGCGCTGGATCTGGAGTTCAGCTTGCATAGCTGGGCCAAGTTGCCCGTTGAGTTGCCGGAGGCCGGCACCTTGCTGCTGGTGGATGAAGCGCATTACGCCCAATCCCTTCAGGCGCAGCGCACCCAGGCGTTCCTGCGGCTGGCGCGGCATCCCCGCCTGCGGGCGGTGTGGATGCTCACGGGCACGCCCATTCGTAACGGTCGTCCAATTCAGTTCTTTCCGCTACTGGCAGCGATGGATCACCCGATTGCGCGTGATCAGAAGGCCTTTGAAGAGATCTTCTGCCAGGGACATTGGAGTGAGCGCGGTGGTCAGCGACGCTGGCGCGCCGATGGTGCCAGTCGCTTGGAAGAGTTGCGTCGTCTCACCCGCCCCCTGGTGCTGCACCGCCGGAAGCAGTCGGTGCTCGGTCTTCCGGCGAAGACGCGGCAATTGCACCCGGTCTCATTGGCGGCGGATCAGAACCGAGGGTTGGATCACCGCTTGCGGCTGGTGGTGGAGGACTATCGCCAGCGGGTGTTGGCCGGTGAGGTGCGCTCTGATGCCGAATCCCTGGCGGTCCTCACCTCCATGCGCATGATCGCGGCGGAGTTCAAGCTGCCGGCGGCTCGCAGGCTGGTGCAGGAGTTACGCGACACAGGAGAGGCCATTGTTCTGTTCAGTTCCTTTGTGGGCCCTCTTCAGTTGCTGCAGGAGGACCTCGGTGGCGAACTGCTGACTGGGCGGCAGAAACCGGAGCAACGCCAGGACGCGGTGGATCGCTTTCAAGGTGGCGATTCGGATCTTTTGCTGGCCACCTACGGGGCTGGTGGCCTGGGATTCACGCTCCACCGGGCCCGTCACGTGGTGCTGCTCGAACGCCCCTGGACTCCTGGTGACGTAGATCAGGCGGAAGACCGATGTCACCGCATCGGCATGGATGGTGGTCTCACCAGCCACTGGTTGCAGCTGGGTCTGGCGGACCAGTTGGTGGACGCTTTGGTGGCCAGCAAGGCCAATCGGATTGAACTTCTGCTGGGACCACGTCGGATCAGCGTTGACCGTCAGCCATTGCCAGCCATGGTCGCGCGCTGTTTGCAGGATTGCTGA
- a CDS encoding DUF6554 family protein yields the protein MASLRSRLALLLPMAGMLLAAAPTEAATAGPAQKGAQMYCFMRSNGNNHVVSWEASYALIKRQSSGLFKTSPEHAAVMITEAVVADPGNYPDCGKYLGDLFGGNKNSSSSSSSNNASVGASSSGTSDGWDATERYSY from the coding sequence ATGGCCAGCCTCCGCTCCCGCCTTGCCCTGCTCCTGCCCATGGCCGGGATGCTGCTGGCCGCTGCTCCTACTGAAGCCGCCACGGCCGGTCCGGCCCAGAAAGGGGCTCAGATGTATTGCTTCATGCGCAGCAACGGCAACAACCACGTAGTGAGCTGGGAAGCGTCCTACGCCTTAATCAAACGACAGAGCAGCGGGCTGTTCAAAACATCTCCGGAACATGCCGCCGTGATGATCACAGAAGCGGTAGTAGCCGATCCAGGCAACTATCCCGACTGCGGCAAATACCTTGGAGACCTGTTCGGAGGTAACAAGAACAGCAGCTCCAGCTCCAGCTCCAACAACGCATCCGTCGGTGCCAGCAGCTCAGGGACGTCGGACGGCTGGGATGCTACTGAGCGGTACAGCTACTGA